In one window of Polaromonas naphthalenivorans CJ2 DNA:
- the gpM gene encoding phage terminase small subunit, whose protein sequence is MRQTPAQRHQQRKLSSQANGAAEPGSELQGSAYELMQAQLAEHRRSLKLIQSVERKIEAKRLFLPVYDAWVDGALASGTGGHDLVLTTVMVWHIDAGNYRRALDIATYAIAHKLPLPDQYDRNLGTVLIDEIGAAALAGKIPLAEALDILPDVLWMTEGLDAPDQARAKLHKAMGWALIGKTGPADIDYEAVLRPAARDALEHLQRALLLWDQVGCKKDIERLERRLKKPDEPSVPIPLPDPGTPAAQAATEGHQPDVKA, encoded by the coding sequence ATGCGCCAGACCCCCGCCCAGCGCCACCAGCAGCGCAAACTCTCCAGCCAGGCCAACGGTGCGGCCGAGCCCGGCAGCGAGCTGCAGGGCAGCGCCTACGAGCTCATGCAGGCGCAGCTTGCCGAGCACCGGCGCAGCCTCAAGCTCATCCAGTCGGTCGAACGCAAGATCGAAGCCAAGCGGCTGTTCCTGCCGGTGTACGACGCCTGGGTCGATGGCGCTCTGGCCAGCGGCACGGGCGGGCACGACCTGGTGCTCACGACGGTCATGGTCTGGCACATCGATGCCGGCAACTACCGCCGTGCGCTGGACATCGCCACCTATGCGATCGCGCATAAATTGCCGCTGCCCGACCAGTACGACCGCAACCTGGGCACCGTGCTGATCGACGAAATCGGCGCCGCTGCCCTGGCCGGCAAGATCCCGCTGGCTGAAGCCCTGGACATCCTGCCGGATGTGCTGTGGATGACAGAGGGCCTGGACGCCCCTGACCAGGCCCGGGCCAAGCTGCACAAAGCCATGGGCTGGGCGCTCATCGGCAAGACCGGCCCGGCCGACATCGACTACGAAGCCGTCCTGCGCCCTGCCGCAAGGGATGCACTGGAGCACCTGCAGCGCGCCTTGCTGCTGTGGGACCAGGTCGGCTGCAAAAAAGACATTGAGCGCCTGGAGCGCCGGCTGAAAAAGCCGGACGAGCCCAGCGTGCCGATACCCCTTCCGGACCCCGGAACCCCGGCGGCTCAAGCCGCGACTGAAGGCCACCAGCCAGACGTCAAAGCCTGA
- a CDS encoding head completion/stabilization protein, producing MSFLSNPPTPTEEAIITNDGFFPDIEPLKLRAFARLDGTVTVDRLTYSILSAIASVNAELWQFKSSQQQLGISTLAAVPADQIAGVNVKVIHYLRAVYSAVQADLIEHYRDFDTTGAGDKAAEKLEQRTNDLRRNMRWAISDLLAIRRNTVELI from the coding sequence ATGAGCTTTCTGAGCAACCCGCCCACGCCCACGGAAGAAGCCATCATCACCAATGACGGCTTTTTCCCCGACATCGAGCCGCTCAAGCTGCGCGCCTTTGCGCGGCTCGACGGCACGGTCACCGTGGATCGGCTGACCTACAGCATCCTGAGCGCTATTGCGTCGGTCAATGCCGAGCTGTGGCAGTTCAAGTCGTCCCAGCAGCAGCTCGGCATCAGCACGCTGGCTGCAGTGCCGGCTGACCAGATCGCCGGCGTCAATGTGAAGGTCATCCACTACCTGCGCGCCGTGTACAGCGCGGTGCAGGCCGACCTGATCGAGCACTACCGGGACTTTGACACTACCGGCGCCGGCGACAAAGCCGCCGAAAAGCTGGAGCAGCGCACCAACGATCTGCGGCGCAACATGCGCTGGGCCATCAGCGACCTGCTGGCCATCCGGCGAAACACCGTCGAGCTGATCTGA
- a CDS encoding tail protein X yields MQVRTNQGETVDSLCWRALARSQGAVEATLELNPGLAERGPILPAGLLVTLPDTTTSTATRSTVKLWD; encoded by the coding sequence ATGCAGGTGCGCACCAACCAGGGCGAAACCGTTGACAGCCTGTGCTGGCGCGCCCTGGCGCGTTCCCAGGGCGCGGTCGAGGCCACCCTGGAACTCAATCCAGGGCTTGCCGAGCGCGGCCCCATCCTGCCCGCCGGCCTGCTCGTGACGCTGCCCGACACCACCACATCCACCGCCACAAGGTCCACCGTCAAGCTGTGGGACTGA
- a CDS encoding lysozyme, which translates to MSTRMRIFVAALTLSAAGFIGIVSDESYTSAAIIPTKGDVPTVGFGSTVYEDGRPVKMGDTITPVRALVVASAHIDKDEARFRASLPDVELFQEEYDLYLNWVYQFGIGNWRKSSMRRELLAGHYPAACHALLEYKKSAGYDCSTPGNKICAGVWTRQLKRHAKCMAAQA; encoded by the coding sequence ATGAGCACCAGGATGCGCATATTTGTAGCCGCGTTGACACTCAGCGCGGCTGGCTTCATCGGCATCGTCAGCGATGAAAGCTACACCAGCGCAGCGATCATCCCGACCAAAGGCGACGTTCCCACGGTCGGCTTTGGCTCGACGGTCTATGAAGACGGCCGGCCGGTGAAGATGGGCGACACGATCACGCCGGTCCGCGCGCTGGTCGTCGCCTCTGCGCATATCGACAAGGACGAAGCCCGGTTCCGTGCCTCCCTGCCGGATGTGGAGCTGTTCCAGGAAGAATATGACCTGTACCTGAACTGGGTCTACCAGTTCGGGATCGGCAACTGGAGAAAATCCAGCATGCGCCGCGAGCTGCTCGCAGGCCACTATCCGGCCGCGTGCCATGCCTTGCTCGAATACAAAAAATCTGCAGGCTACGACTGCTCCACGCCCGGCAACAAGATCTGCGCAGGCGTCTGGACCCGTCAGCTCAAGCGCCACGCGAAGTGCATGGCGGCGCAGGCATGA
- a CDS encoding lysis system i-spanin subunit Rz: MRPLLIALLLAGWSTVIYQVGHTHGAAEVEVKRGLERSQASDELLAANGRVTSAQQQLTDSLSARDATHQKELKNAQVDHDLRVAALRAGTLRVSIPVKAAACAAPAAAGATPAGEPAEARAELTPEAAATLEGIVLDGDTAIIDLNLCIDRYNAVRGTVLQLSQAQP, translated from the coding sequence ATGAGGCCGCTCCTGATCGCCCTGCTGCTCGCTGGCTGGTCCACCGTCATCTACCAGGTGGGCCACACGCATGGCGCCGCCGAGGTCGAAGTGAAGCGCGGCCTTGAACGAAGCCAGGCCAGCGACGAGCTCCTGGCCGCCAATGGCCGCGTGACCAGCGCCCAGCAGCAACTGACCGACAGCCTTTCCGCCCGTGACGCCACCCACCAAAAGGAACTGAAAAATGCTCAAGTCGATCATGATCTTCGCGTCGCTGCTCTGCGCGCTGGCACTCTTCGGGTGTCAATCCCCGTCAAGGCTGCAGCCTGCGCCGCCCCAGCAGCTGCAGGTGCCACCCCTGCCGGCGAACCTGCAGAAGCGCGAGCCGAACTTACGCCCGAGGCTGCGGCAACTCTTGAAGGTATCGTCCTCGACGGCGATACAGCCATCATCGACCTCAACCTGTGCATCGACCGGTACAACGCTGTCCGGGGCACCGTCCTGCAGCTGAGCCAGGCGCAGCCCTGA